The sequence below is a genomic window from Physeter macrocephalus isolate SW-GA chromosome 19, ASM283717v5, whole genome shotgun sequence.
TTTgtcccatcttttcctttttccttttatcctctttttctgccttcttttgggttcagtattttttatgattccattttatggcCTTTATTGGCTTACTAGCTATATGttttgggtgggtttttttttttggtgtttaatAGTTGCTGTAGAGTTTATAATTAATATGTGCCTTTGACTTATTAGTGTCTACTTTCacgtaatatgtataaaagaacTTTAGGACAATATACCTCCCTGTTATTCTGCCTTTGTGCTATTGtaatcatatattttacttctacacgttataaaccccacaatacattttttctttattttacagcaCATACTTTTGCCTTAAAcagttaattatcttttaaagagatgttTTTACATAAGAAGAGGCTTTTGTGTTTGCCTACCTATTCACCATTTCTGCTAGTCTTCATTCCTTTGTAAagatccagatttccatctggtataATTTTCTTAGTATTTCTTATAGTGTAGGTCTGCTGCGGGTGATGTTTGTCAGCTTTTGTATGtcagaaaaagtctttatttcacctttgtgTTTGAAAGACATGAATTTCAAAGATATTTGAACAATTTCAGTTTACTGGGTATAGAGGTgtaggttgacttttttttttttttcttttagtcctttaaagatgttgctcttCTGTCTCTGGCTTCTCATCTGGCATTCTTTCTGATGAGATGGCTGCTGTCATTGTTGTCTTTGTTCTGTATATAATGTGAGTTGTTCTCTGACTGCCTTGCAGAATTAACTGTCAGTGTTTGACAGTTCATTTATTTACAAGTTGTTAGTGTTCTGGTTGAACGTGTAAGTTCTCAGGTCTGTATGATCACTCTTTTCTGATCACTTTGTTCCTTGATCACCCCAGACTGAGTTTCTACTGACCCCTATGCTTCTAGGGTCAGTCAGAACATATCtgtagaaaagaagaagaagcatcTGTCAGTCATTTGTGGCTTCCGAACCGATTCTGAGATTCTCTTGTGACTTTTTGTACCACTCCAAAAACAATACAGGGCAGTTTTCCTTGTGCTGCTTCGGAGAGGCAGGGGTACCTTTTAGTGTGACAGTGTTACAAGGAGTATTTCTGATGTCTCTGATAGTTGGTGTGGATGACTGCAGCTCAGAGTCTGATGTGATTGTTGTACCTTCAGCCCTGGACTTTGTCTCACAAGATGACATGTTGACGCCCCTGGGGAGACTGGACAAGTATGCTGCGAGTGAGAACGTATTTAACAGGTATGTGCGTGTGCTTTCCATTAAGGTGGAAGCACAAGTGTGGCTTTTATTGCATGAATTTCAGTAAACAGAAGTATCCAGTTGAAAGTAGATGTCATTACCGCGTGGTCTGAGTCACCCAGCTTCACTGCTGGTCACAGCCATGGCTGCCTTTACAGTCGTTTACTCCTCCATCCTGTGAGCAGGGAGCACTCCTTCTTGGCTttttggcaaaaacaaaacaaacaaacaaactgcttTTTTGCTATTAAGCATAATTTTAATGTTCATTAAAGTGGCTGCTGAGGTGTCAGTTCCTCCTCCAGCAGGTGCTGGTGTGTGCCTGCTGTGGGCCAGGTGACTGGCGGCCAAGGGGCGAGGGACACGGCAGTGACCAGAGCTCACACTCTCCCTGATGCACTGTTTCTCCACCTAGGGCCCCCAGACCACCTGTATCAGACTTCTCGGGGAAATCTCAAAGTCTTTGCTAATAAAATTGTTTGAGTATAGCTGTATAAAACTCATTgagtaaaatatgtaaagataacattttatataatgaaGAATGATTGTACTTTCCCATATTTATGATAATTGAAGGTAGCTACTTAAAACAAATTTTCAGTGACCTTAGAAATTTGTCAGATCAGATAAAGGTGAAAcatattttggtaaatattcaaTCTcatcttgttaaaataaaatccatactGGCATTTGTCACTTGGGAAATTAGGGActtaatatatgttataaaatgtattgagaaaaactttcttttaaactGTATGGATTCTGCCTTTTAAAGTTCTAAATACTAACTGTTCTTTTCCTGTGTAGACAAATGGTGGCCCGGAGTCTGCTGGACACACTGAGGGAAGTCTGCGATGATGAGAGAGATTGTATTGCTGTTTTGGAAAGAATTAGCAGATTAGCTGATGATTCAGGTATATATTTATGCAGAGAAAGGTTTCTTTTACtaaattatgtttctaaaaactaatgaaaaactTAGTGTAATGTGagatttctttgaaatatttcccaAGTAAATTATCAAACCCATcagtaacaagaaaataaaaacctgttACTAAGATCCAAACATTTTATAGTAGGCCCATTTAGTTTAACTTCGAAAATTTCTCATAAGAAAAAACTAAGAACATTGTTTTGCATCATGTACATTAATACTATTTTAGGATTAataaattcttttgaaaaataattttgaataaattaaaaggatgGAGTGGGCTGTAAATTTTTTGGCAAATATAAAATGCATTCTtacttataaaaaatgtttatcacCCCTTGTAAAACTAAGGCTGTTTGTCTCtaaagtgaaaagaggaggagagtCTGCTTAAGAAAGAGGTAGACTTGTTTTGAGGCTTAGAATACGGTTTattacgtttttaaaaaatattttttatggtggtaaaacatacataaaatttaccattttaacttaatactgttttgagcatatttttatatttgattttagaaacgattcaaaaatcaaataaaaatttttttcttaaatccatgacctctttattaaaatgtattatttttcaatttgtcaAACTTGGCATGGCAACAATTCTCATCCTTTAATTTTCAGATGAGCTCATCTTTTGGTAAGCAACTCATTTTATGGGAATATGTTTACTATTTATGTAAgccttaaatgttttttattttcttatagaaaaaaaattagtaagctTCCTAATATTCTATCTCATTATGATGTTCTTTGTGCATAATTGCTCATGTATATGCTTGTTCCAGAATGGTTTTAGGAGGGTCTCATCAATTATGatttttacttataatttatttttagatttggcAGAGATAAACAATTTAACTTGAAATTTTGGCACTATTGCATTCCATTGTGTTCATTCCTTTCATAGTAGAGATATAGATATTCTTTAAGGTggaatttgtgtttattttcttccaccTGTTTACCAACTACAGTGCtgttctttacatatattatattctatatgtgttttaaaatatatctcaagTTGTTGAGTTCCTGATAAATATCTCTCTTGACATTTACACTTtgaattcattcagtaaacatgaAAACAGTGCATACTCTATGCTAGGTTCTAGTTTAAATGCTGGAGCCTTACTGAGATGAGTAAGAATCCCTGTCATCAAATTAACAGTTTAACAAATGCAACCGACATACTAAGTAAATTATACCAGGGAGGGTTGGGGCTGGCTTTGGACAGTTGGTGGCATTTGAGTTGGGTTtgatggggaggaaggggggggtGGGCTCGGGAGAGGAAAGGACAGGTGTAGAGGTTTGGGGAGCTCAGGACAGCGGCCCGTTTGGCCAACAGTGAGTTTACTGGGTCTACAGTTTAGAAGAATGAGACTTAAATAAGGAGGTTGAGGGCCAGATTGTAAAGATTTATACTGTGCCAAGCCGGAGAGTTTGCTTTGTTTGCGATTTAGAACAGAAACACAGCAGTGTTTCACAGACTTGAGGAAAAGATGGGTGACGGAAGGCTGGTTGGGAGACTTCTCTGACTGTTAGGAGTAGTTTGGGAGGAATGGAAGGGCCGGAGGGGTGTCAGAGTCACTGTGATGGTAGCTTCCATGAATTTGAGGATTCTTGTCTCTCCATCGGATATGGAAAAGTTAcagtctttaatatttttaatattacctctcctccaccccatactcctttgttttcattttttaagtttacttttgtTTAGTGTATGTTTTGTACATGGTTCAAAATACAGAACTCCTGTTAGCTACATCTGTTGTCTATAATGAAGTCTTTATAAAGTGAAATTAGCTGGTCTTAAttaattttggggttttgtttgccTTGAAAGGGCTTCCCACCTCAAGAttcaactgttttctttttttgaccacaccccacagcttgcaggatcttagttccccaaccagggatcgaacctgtgcccccgtgcagtggaagcacggagccctaaccactagactgtcagggaattccctaaacattttttttaatgttgttttttttttttaggaagttgaatattttattattaaacttcCTTATTTTCCTGCAAGGCTGTTGCTTCACTGTATAAAAATAGCACCAGCAAACACAGTATATTGCAAAATTAAGATAGTAATGTTCTTCACTGGACACTACACAACTAACAAACTTTTCTCCACTGTCATTTATTTCCAGTGTCAAATTCATTGAGTATTTTGACCCAAATCCAGGGATGGCTGTAAGCaagttacaatattatataaggttAAGATAACAATGTTATCCttgaattacataatttttataaccAGTTTTACCACAGATAATTTCAGGAATTCTGTGTATTATAACTGGAGACTAGCCTAAAAATCACAGGGTGTTGTGAAAAAGATGCATAGTGTTTATGTGAAATCATTAGGAAGTTAAGGGGTATTTTCTTCAGGTAACATTGTTGCAAGTAGTTTCTTTTGCtaaaagatgcttttaaaaaatctgtccaCTGCTAATTTAAGACAACTATGCTAGATTAAGTTGTTTCAAACTAGTTTATTTAGGGGTTCCATTTTCACTCCTCAatagattttatgtatttctcatatGCTTCTTCACTCATTAGTTCATCTAGTTCTGAAGGGTTACTGAGTGTCATCTTGATCAGCCAACCATCTTCATAACAAGATTTGTTGACAAGTCCTGGATTTTCTGCTAGAGCTTCATTAATTTCAGTTACTTCTCCTGATAGAGGAGAATAGAGTTCACTAGCAGCTTTCACACTTTCCAAAGCACcaaatttctcttgtttgttcAATTTTGTCCCAACTTCAGGCAGACTACAGTAAACAACATCTCCCAAAGCTTCCTGTGCAAAATTGCTGATTCCCACTGTTCCAACACCACCGTTTTCTTTTGTTACCCATTCATGTTTGTCTGTGAATTTACGACCCGACAGCAGAACGGGGCCAGTGCACAGCGCCCGGACGGCGCCCGCCCGCAGTCCCCAGGGCCGCGGTGGGCAGGGCGCGTTGGGCGCAGAGATGGCGCTCAGGCTGCAGACCGCAGCCCGCACGCTCCGCGCCACTCGCAGCGCCATGttcacaggggtgcagagggtctCTGCACAGCATCTAGAGTACCCCCGGACGGAGGGGGCGGCCCCGGGCCGGAGCTAAATATTGtcttttagtgctttttttttttttttttttttaaagatgagcattttttttaaatgaactaagtattcatatcctttgccatttaaatatttttttaaatttttggctgagttaggtcttcgttgcagcgcacggacttctctagttgtggtgagcaggtgctactcttcgtcgcggtgctcggacttctcattgtggtggcttcccttgttgtggagcacaggctctaggcacgcgggcttcagtagttgtggcacacgggcttagttgctccgcgacatgtgggatcttcccggaccagggctagaactcgtgtaccctgcattggcaggcggattcttaaccactgcgccaccacgaaAATCCTGTCTTTTAGTGcttttgatctttaaaaaagaaaacaacatttgGAACTTTGATTCACCTAGAATTTATGTATAGAGAGCAGTATAGGaatcttatctttttttctcacaTAACCTGTCAACTTTCCTACCATTACCTATGGAACAGTTGATCTTTTTGAAATGCCATATCTGTCACATTTAAATTTGCTGTATGTATTTGggtcttttcacatttttttgtttttttaaatctgttggTTTCCTTTAGCATTCACTGACCCTTTATCATCTTAGTTAAGTCTAACTGTAAACCCTCCAACTGGCTGGCTGCATTTAGATTAGGACCCAGTCCTTACGGCTTGTCCTGGGGGTTCTGAACTAGCAGAGTTTGAAGATGATGCCGTGTTATAGTCGATGTTAATTCAGGTGAAGAGATCTGGTCCTCACAGGAAGTATTGCAGCTTCTGAGGACAGAAGCTGGCATGGGGTCGACCTCGCCATGACTGTGAAAAGGATCGCAGGCTATAGAGCATTTTCTAAGCACTCATGATGTGATGCGAGGTGAAGAGTCCAGAGCTTTCCTGAGGATTCCCCCGCCTGGCAAGGATCTGGTTCTGGGGAGGATGCTTCAGCTCACCTTTCTGTTATTTCCATAGAACCAACTGTGAGAGCAGAGCTGATGGAGCAGGTTCCTCACATCGCCTTGTTTTGTCAAGAAAACCGGCCTGCGATCCCGTATGCTTTTTCCAAGTACTTGCTACCCATTGTGGTTAGATATCTCGCAGATCAGAATAACCAGGTAGGAGGGCCCTGCCCACATTCTTACAGAAATGGGTGTAGTCTGGGGCACTTCCGGCGGCCTACTGGGTGGTCTCATTGGGATGTTCCTTCCTCTTTgactttgttattttgtttttcaaaatgaggCTGTGGAGAGTCTGGGAGGTCACA
It includes:
- the LOC102991479 gene encoding glycine cleavage system H protein, mitochondrial-like, with amino-acid sequence MALRVARSVRAAVCSLSAISAPNAPCPPRPWGLRAGAVRALCTGPVLLSGRKFTDKHEWVTKENGGVGTVGISNFAQEALGDVVYCSLPEVGTKLNKQEKFGALESVKAASELYSPLSGEVTEINEALAENPGLVNKSCYEDGWLIKMTLSNPSELDELMSEEAYEKYIKSIEE